From the genome of Streptomyces sp. V1I1, one region includes:
- a CDS encoding isocitrate lyase/phosphoenolpyruvate mutase family protein — MTAETFRSLHHDRAPGDPLVLPGPWDAASARAFADAGFPALASPSAGVASALGYEDGQSPADEMFAAVARIARSVDVPVSADVEAGYGLPPKELVARILDTGAVGCNLEDSDSATKALKDPQRHADWLAEVRAEAGDRLFINARVDSFLRGVTDPAEAIARARLYVAAGADCVYPFAVPPEQLPLLREEIEGPINVAPLPGSPPVAELGRLGATRITFGPGLHQKAMAAVRKIAEELRG; from the coding sequence ATGACCGCCGAAACCTTCCGCTCCCTCCACCACGACCGCGCCCCCGGCGACCCCCTCGTCCTCCCGGGCCCGTGGGACGCCGCCAGTGCCCGCGCCTTCGCGGACGCCGGCTTCCCTGCCCTCGCGAGCCCCAGCGCCGGGGTCGCGTCCGCTCTCGGGTACGAGGACGGACAGTCGCCCGCCGACGAGATGTTCGCGGCCGTCGCCCGTATCGCCCGCTCGGTAGACGTGCCGGTCTCCGCGGACGTCGAGGCGGGCTACGGCCTGCCACCGAAAGAGCTGGTCGCCCGGATCCTCGACACCGGAGCCGTCGGCTGCAACCTGGAGGACTCCGACTCCGCGACCAAGGCACTCAAGGACCCCCAACGGCACGCCGACTGGCTGGCCGAGGTCCGCGCGGAGGCGGGCGACCGGCTGTTCATCAATGCCCGGGTCGACTCGTTCCTGCGCGGAGTGACCGACCCGGCGGAGGCGATCGCCCGGGCACGGCTGTACGTCGCGGCCGGCGCGGACTGCGTCTACCCGTTCGCCGTACCGCCGGAGCAACTCCCGTTGCTGCGCGAGGAGATCGAGGGCCCGATCAACGTCGCACCGCTCCCGGGCAGCCCGCCCGTCGCCGAACTGGGCCGCCTGGGCGCGACCCGGATCACCTTCGGTCCCGGCCTGCACCAAAAGGCGATGGCGGCGGTACGGAAGATCGCCGAGGAGCTACGGGGCTGA
- a CDS encoding alpha/beta fold hydrolase: MPQHSIHAMTAAAALVCLAAIAPTPSSAASPPAQSAGPSAAAPSRFVPGPCPKPPKPIAALSGARCGFLEVPENRSRSGGRTIKLAVAIIPAVTPAKPAQDPVVFMAGGPGADAIDDIPFLIDSGLNKDRELIIMAQRGNLYSQPNLACPEVDRFNAQAVGLRYDAEPTEQLLLKAVKECRDRLAADGIDLSAYNTTENAADFADLRKALGIPRWNVYAYSYGTDLALTYLRRHPGGIRAVALDSLTPPQTATLPWTWSSTQEGIRNIFEACAAEPRCKDRYPELPRTLTEQVRRLEAQPLTLNVPPPSGGKPVKVVLDGGALLNLVVGNAVPAKDVPAALEELSHGRPERFAQARAAGSVQNVGAFAHGLTESVACSEWAPGYSESDVLNAGRRAFPGWPDTVLAQPPQLPFQYAACRVWNVPDRASIQRVATVSAVPALVVSGTFDVKTGASWAQDVARNLSRSTAVQVPGIGHWVVPQSPCAQRVLASFLARPTAPDTGCVDGLEPQPFTIIPK, translated from the coding sequence ATGCCACAGCACAGCATCCACGCGATGACTGCCGCGGCCGCTCTGGTCTGCCTGGCAGCAATCGCCCCCACACCTAGCAGCGCCGCGTCACCACCCGCCCAGTCCGCGGGGCCCAGCGCGGCAGCCCCGTCCCGGTTCGTGCCCGGCCCCTGTCCGAAGCCGCCCAAGCCCATCGCCGCGCTGAGCGGCGCACGGTGCGGCTTCCTCGAGGTCCCCGAGAACCGCTCCCGCTCCGGCGGCCGGACCATCAAGCTGGCCGTGGCGATCATTCCGGCTGTCACCCCGGCGAAGCCCGCACAGGACCCTGTGGTGTTCATGGCGGGCGGCCCCGGTGCCGACGCGATCGACGACATCCCGTTCCTCATCGACTCCGGCCTGAACAAGGACCGCGAGCTGATCATCATGGCCCAGCGCGGAAACCTCTACTCGCAGCCGAACCTCGCCTGCCCGGAGGTCGACCGGTTCAACGCGCAGGCCGTGGGCCTGCGCTATGACGCAGAGCCGACGGAACAGCTCCTGCTGAAGGCGGTGAAGGAGTGCCGGGACCGCTTGGCGGCCGACGGCATCGACCTGAGCGCCTACAACACCACTGAGAACGCCGCCGACTTCGCCGACCTGCGCAAGGCGCTGGGCATCCCCCGGTGGAACGTCTACGCGTACTCCTACGGCACCGACCTGGCCCTCACGTACCTGCGCAGGCACCCCGGCGGAATCCGCGCGGTGGCGCTCGACTCGCTCACACCTCCCCAGACCGCGACCCTGCCGTGGACATGGAGCAGCACCCAGGAGGGGATCCGCAACATCTTCGAGGCGTGCGCGGCGGAGCCCCGCTGCAAGGACCGGTACCCGGAGCTCCCCCGTACGCTGACGGAGCAGGTGCGCAGGCTGGAGGCACAGCCCCTGACGCTGAACGTCCCGCCGCCGAGCGGAGGAAAGCCGGTCAAGGTCGTCCTCGACGGGGGCGCGCTGCTGAACCTGGTGGTCGGCAACGCCGTCCCGGCCAAGGACGTCCCGGCGGCGCTCGAGGAACTCAGCCACGGACGCCCGGAGCGCTTCGCGCAGGCCCGCGCGGCCGGCTCGGTCCAGAACGTCGGCGCGTTCGCGCACGGCCTGACGGAGTCGGTGGCGTGCAGCGAGTGGGCGCCGGGGTACTCGGAATCCGACGTGCTGAACGCAGGGCGCCGGGCCTTCCCGGGGTGGCCGGACACGGTCCTGGCCCAGCCGCCGCAGCTTCCCTTCCAGTACGCGGCGTGCCGGGTCTGGAACGTTCCGGACCGCGCGTCCATCCAGCGGGTGGCCACGGTCAGCGCGGTGCCGGCGCTCGTAGTCTCCGGCACGTTCGACGTGAAGACCGGGGCGAGTTGGGCGCAGGACGTGGCCCGTAACCTGTCCCGCTCGACCGCCGTGCAGGTCCCAGGAATCGGCCACTGGGTGGTCCCGCAGTCGCCTTGCGCGCAACGCGTGCTGGCCTCGTTCCTCGCTCGCCCGACCGCGCCCGACACCGGTTGCGTGGACGGCCTCGAGCCCCAACCGTTCACGATCATCCCGAAATGA
- a CDS encoding glutathionylspermidine synthase family protein: MKRHVIEPRPGWQQIVEEQGLIYPLTRYPDGSLRPYWDESAYYEFSLPEVEALEEVVEELHAMCLAAAAHIVEHNRFADLGITDRRLARRVAESWRRRDELPSLYGRFDLRYDGTGPAKMLEYNADTPTSLVEAASPQWFWMEDRFPGADQWNSLHERLVDGWKRQAPLLPPGPLHFVHSDGDELGEDLMTVAYLRETAQQAGIATEALSVERIGWDRLSGRFVDDRLRFIRSCFKLYPWEWLVSDRFGPHVLDTLDNGGGTGTTCWIEPAWKMLLSNKALLAILWELNPGHPNLLPAYLDGPRELAAERGYVAKPLLGREGAGVTIHEPGAGPVLREEPCCYQELAPLPDFEGNRVVLGAWVVEGEAAGLGIRESAGLVTDEYARFLPHVIL, translated from the coding sequence ATGAAGCGTCACGTCATCGAGCCCCGCCCGGGCTGGCAGCAGATCGTCGAAGAACAGGGCCTCATCTACCCGCTGACCCGCTACCCGGACGGCTCGCTGCGCCCGTACTGGGACGAGAGCGCGTACTACGAGTTCTCCCTGCCCGAGGTCGAGGCGCTGGAAGAGGTCGTCGAGGAACTGCACGCCATGTGCCTGGCCGCGGCCGCGCACATTGTCGAGCACAACCGCTTCGCCGACCTCGGCATCACCGACCGGCGGCTGGCCAGGCGGGTCGCCGAGTCCTGGCGGCGGAGGGACGAACTCCCTTCCCTCTACGGGCGGTTCGACCTCCGCTACGACGGCACCGGCCCGGCCAAAATGCTGGAGTACAACGCCGACACCCCAACCTCCCTGGTCGAGGCCGCCAGCCCGCAGTGGTTCTGGATGGAGGACCGCTTCCCCGGCGCGGACCAGTGGAACTCCCTCCACGAACGCCTCGTCGACGGCTGGAAGCGGCAGGCTCCGCTGCTGCCGCCGGGGCCGCTGCACTTCGTCCACTCCGACGGGGACGAGCTGGGCGAGGACCTGATGACCGTCGCGTATCTGCGCGAGACGGCCCAGCAGGCGGGTATCGCCACCGAGGCGCTCTCCGTCGAACGCATCGGCTGGGACCGGCTTTCCGGACGCTTCGTGGACGACCGGCTGCGGTTCATACGCAGCTGCTTCAAGCTCTATCCGTGGGAGTGGCTGGTCTCCGACCGCTTCGGGCCGCACGTCCTCGACACCCTGGACAACGGCGGCGGCACCGGCACCACCTGCTGGATCGAGCCCGCCTGGAAGATGCTGCTCTCCAACAAGGCGCTGCTGGCGATTCTCTGGGAGCTGAACCCGGGCCACCCGAATCTGCTGCCCGCTTATCTCGACGGCCCGCGCGAACTCGCCGCCGAGCGGGGCTATGTCGCCAAGCCCCTGCTCGGCCGCGAGGGCGCGGGCGTCACGATCCACGAGCCGGGCGCCGGTCCCGTACTGCGTGAAGAGCCGTGCTGCTACCAGGAGTTGGCCCCGCTGCCCGACTTCGAGGGCAACCGCGTGGTACTCGGCGCATGGGTCGTCGAGGGCGAGGCGGCGGGGCTCGGCATCAGGGAATCGGCGGGGCTGGTCACGGACGAGTACGCCCGCTTCCTGCCCCACGTCATCCTCTGA
- a CDS encoding PLP-dependent aminotransferase family protein, which yields MTDHWATFGADLHLELRGSGLRTGLMDALREAARSGRLAPGTRLPSSRSLAADLGIARNTVADAYAELVAEGWLTAQQGSGTRVARRAEPRKAAAGAVRARPARRGPQYSLMAGSPDLASFPRAQWLKAARRALTAAPHEAFGYGDPRGRIELRTVLADYLARARGVYADPQRIVICSGFVHGLMLLGKMLRRRRVREVAVESYGLDVHWNLLTEAGMRTPALPFDELGSRTDELVAMRGAGAVLLTPAHQFPMGAALHPDRRAAAVDWARGTGGLILEDDYDGEFRYDRQPVGALQGLDPDRVVYLGTASKSLAPGLRLGWMVLPEDLVGQALEAKGTVDWVSSALDQLTLAEFIASGEYDRHVRGMRLRYRRRRDQLVRALAERAPDIRVSGIAAGLHAVLELPPGTEQSVIQAAAWQGLAVEGVSRYRHKDAPRGRDALVVGYATPADSGWVGALDALCRALP from the coding sequence ATGACGGATCACTGGGCCACTTTCGGCGCTGACCTCCATCTCGAACTGCGCGGTTCCGGCCTGCGTACGGGCCTGATGGACGCCCTGCGGGAGGCCGCGCGCAGCGGGCGGCTGGCCCCCGGGACGCGGCTGCCGTCCTCGCGTTCGCTCGCCGCCGACCTGGGGATCGCCCGCAATACCGTTGCCGACGCGTACGCCGAACTCGTCGCCGAGGGATGGCTCACCGCGCAGCAGGGCTCGGGGACGCGGGTCGCCCGGCGGGCCGAGCCGCGGAAAGCGGCGGCGGGTGCGGTCAGAGCCCGCCCGGCCCGCCGCGGCCCGCAGTACAGCCTGATGGCAGGTAGCCCCGACCTCGCGTCCTTCCCGCGTGCACAGTGGCTGAAGGCGGCCCGCCGGGCGCTGACCGCCGCGCCGCACGAGGCCTTCGGATACGGCGATCCGCGCGGGCGCATCGAGCTGCGTACCGTACTGGCCGACTATCTGGCGCGGGCGCGAGGCGTCTACGCGGACCCCCAGCGGATCGTGATCTGTTCCGGCTTTGTGCACGGGCTGATGCTGCTGGGGAAGATGCTGAGGCGGCGGCGGGTGCGCGAGGTGGCCGTCGAGTCGTACGGGCTCGATGTGCACTGGAACCTGCTGACCGAGGCGGGGATGCGGACCCCGGCCCTGCCCTTCGACGAACTGGGCTCGCGGACAGATGAGTTGGTGGCCATGCGCGGTGCGGGCGCGGTGCTGCTGACGCCCGCGCACCAGTTCCCGATGGGAGCTGCGCTGCATCCCGACCGGCGCGCGGCCGCCGTCGACTGGGCCCGCGGGACGGGCGGGCTGATCCTGGAGGACGACTACGACGGGGAGTTCCGCTACGACCGCCAGCCGGTGGGCGCGCTCCAGGGCCTCGACCCCGACCGGGTGGTCTATCTGGGCACGGCGAGCAAGTCGCTGGCACCGGGGCTGCGGCTCGGCTGGATGGTGCTGCCGGAGGACCTCGTGGGCCAGGCGCTCGAGGCGAAGGGCACCGTCGACTGGGTGTCGAGCGCGCTGGACCAGCTGACACTCGCGGAGTTCATCGCGTCCGGCGAGTACGACCGGCATGTACGGGGGATGCGGCTGCGCTACCGCAGACGGCGCGACCAGTTGGTGCGGGCGCTGGCGGAGCGCGCGCCGGACATCCGGGTCAGCGGGATCGCGGCGGGGCTGCACGCGGTGCTCGAACTCCCGCCCGGCACCGAGCAGTCCGTGATCCAGGCGGCGGCGTGGCAGGGCCTGGCGGTGGAGGGGGTCTCGCGGTACCGGCACAAGGACGCGCCGCGCGGGAGGGACGCGCTGGTGGTGGGGTACGCAACGCCGGCGGACAGCGGCTGGGTGGGGGCGCTGGACGCGCTGTGCCGGGCGCTGCCGTGA
- a CDS encoding alpha/beta fold hydrolase — MTRHRAPSRRRTVRRLQATSAGMATGLLVTGLLAAPAQAQSGTDTGTGAPIGTAARTVGDAGFEPGPCPKTPEPIEELEGARCGTLTVPENRAKPSSRTIKLGVAIVPAAADTPKPDPIVWLAGGPGDDSVGEAKMAIDGGLNRDRDVIFMSQRGTYSADPALLCRNIDQFNARAVGLVYGAPSTERLHVEATKACRDQLAGRGVDLSAYNDTESAADYADLRTALGIKQWNMFGISYGTHLALVYTRLHPEGLRSVGIDGILPPSSAGSALTWSSARQGFDGLFKACAEQPACNRRYPNLSATFDRLVRDLEAHPVTTTVTLPGNPKPVKVVLDGGALVNWMTSATHVAPQVPRALDELAHGKPQRIAQQWAGGKLSPQAMGRVSHGLAYGIFCSEWTPYESQEEALQGGQEAFPSFPRSVLAQAPQLTFLRPDCDVWKVPAAPRTIRDVTRGDIPTLALSGGFDSQTGADNGPYVARTLSRAKVVTVPYEPHVVFASSECAQEITVSFFDTPAAPKTGCLNSLEPPEFEIGP; from the coding sequence ATGACACGCCACCGAGCGCCCAGTCGTCGCCGCACCGTACGACGACTCCAGGCCACGTCGGCCGGCATGGCGACCGGTCTCCTCGTCACCGGCCTGCTCGCAGCGCCCGCTCAGGCGCAGTCCGGCACCGACACCGGCACCGGAGCGCCGATCGGCACGGCCGCCCGGACGGTGGGCGACGCCGGCTTCGAACCGGGCCCCTGCCCGAAGACGCCGGAACCGATCGAGGAGCTCGAAGGGGCCCGCTGCGGAACGCTCACAGTGCCCGAGAACCGCGCCAAACCAAGCAGTCGAACGATCAAACTCGGTGTCGCGATCGTGCCCGCCGCGGCCGACACACCGAAACCCGACCCCATCGTGTGGCTCGCGGGCGGACCCGGAGACGACTCGGTGGGGGAGGCGAAGATGGCGATCGACGGCGGCCTGAACCGCGACCGTGACGTGATCTTCATGTCCCAGCGCGGTACGTACTCGGCCGACCCGGCGCTCCTCTGCCGCAACATCGACCAGTTCAACGCACGCGCTGTCGGCCTCGTCTACGGCGCTCCGTCCACCGAGCGCCTGCACGTCGAGGCCACGAAGGCCTGCCGCGACCAGCTGGCGGGCCGCGGGGTCGACCTCAGTGCCTACAACGACACCGAGAGCGCCGCCGACTACGCGGACCTGCGCACCGCGCTGGGTATCAAGCAGTGGAACATGTTCGGCATCTCCTACGGCACCCACCTGGCGCTGGTCTACACGCGCCTGCACCCCGAGGGGCTCCGCTCGGTGGGCATCGACGGCATACTGCCGCCCTCCAGTGCCGGGTCGGCCCTGACCTGGAGCAGCGCCCGGCAGGGCTTCGACGGCCTGTTCAAGGCCTGCGCGGAGCAGCCGGCGTGCAATCGGCGCTATCCGAACCTGTCGGCCACCTTCGACCGGCTCGTCCGTGACCTCGAAGCCCATCCGGTCACGACCACCGTCACGCTCCCCGGCAACCCGAAGCCGGTGAAGGTCGTGCTGGACGGCGGAGCCCTGGTGAACTGGATGACCTCCGCCACCCACGTGGCGCCCCAGGTACCCCGCGCCCTCGACGAGCTGGCGCACGGCAAGCCGCAGCGGATCGCCCAGCAGTGGGCGGGCGGCAAGCTCAGCCCCCAGGCCATGGGAAGGGTTTCGCACGGTCTCGCCTACGGCATCTTCTGCAGCGAGTGGACGCCGTACGAGAGCCAGGAAGAGGCGCTCCAGGGCGGACAGGAAGCGTTCCCGTCGTTCCCCCGATCGGTGCTGGCCCAGGCCCCGCAGCTCACCTTCCTCCGTCCGGACTGCGACGTCTGGAAGGTCCCCGCGGCGCCGCGCACGATCCGGGACGTCACGCGCGGCGACATCCCCACCCTCGCCCTGTCGGGCGGGTTCGACTCCCAGACCGGGGCGGACAACGGGCCGTACGTCGCCCGTACGCTGAGCCGGGCCAAGGTCGTCACGGTCCCCTACGAGCCGCATGTGGTGTTCGCCTCGTCGGAGTGCGCCCAGGAGATCACCGTCTCGTTCTTCGACACCCCGGCCGCGCCGAAGACCGGATGCCTGAACAGCCTGGAGCCGCCTGAGTTCGAGATCGGGCCCTGA
- a CDS encoding ABC transporter substrate-binding protein, with product MRTIRTTTAVISALGVLTLSACSAAETGKKDEAGGAKTVKLTVPSWVGAQANTAVAGYILKKELGYTVKTQQMGEVLAWDALSKGDIDAIMEDWGHPKEEKQYVTTKKTVVKGGDLGVTGHIGWFVPKYFADAHPDVTDYKNLNKYAKDFKTAESGDKGEILEGSPDYVTNDDAIIKNLKLNLKTNYSGSEAAQITAIKKYAKEKKPFLTYWWTPQWLNAQVDMVEVKLPEYKAGCDADPKAVACAYPNTPLQKFLNADFAKNGGEAAEFLKNFKWTTEQQNEVALMIAGEKMSPEAAAEKWVKANEATWKAWLPKK from the coding sequence ATGCGCACCATCCGTACCACCACGGCTGTCATCAGCGCCCTCGGCGTCCTCACCCTCAGCGCGTGCAGCGCCGCCGAGACCGGCAAGAAGGACGAGGCCGGCGGCGCCAAGACCGTGAAGCTGACCGTCCCCTCCTGGGTCGGCGCCCAGGCCAACACGGCCGTCGCCGGCTACATCCTGAAGAAGGAGCTGGGCTACACCGTCAAGACCCAGCAGATGGGCGAGGTCCTCGCCTGGGACGCGCTCTCCAAGGGCGACATAGACGCGATCATGGAGGACTGGGGTCACCCCAAGGAGGAGAAGCAGTACGTCACGACGAAGAAGACCGTCGTCAAGGGCGGCGACCTCGGCGTGACCGGGCACATCGGCTGGTTCGTGCCGAAGTACTTCGCGGACGCGCACCCCGATGTCACGGACTACAAGAACCTCAACAAGTACGCCAAGGACTTCAAGACCGCGGAGAGCGGTGACAAGGGCGAGATCCTGGAGGGCTCCCCGGACTACGTCACCAACGACGACGCGATCATCAAGAACCTGAAGCTCAACCTCAAGACCAACTACTCGGGTTCCGAGGCCGCGCAGATCACCGCGATCAAGAAGTACGCGAAGGAGAAGAAGCCTTTCCTGACGTACTGGTGGACCCCGCAGTGGCTGAATGCCCAGGTCGACATGGTCGAGGTCAAGCTGCCGGAGTACAAGGCGGGTTGTGACGCCGACCCGAAGGCTGTCGCCTGCGCGTACCCGAACACGCCGCTGCAGAAGTTCCTCAACGCGGACTTCGCGAAGAACGGCGGCGAGGCGGCGGAGTTCCTGAAGAACTTCAAGTGGACGACCGAGCAGCAGAACGAGGTCGCGCTGATGATCGCCGGCGAGAAGATGTCGCCGGAGGCCGCGGCCGAGAAGTGGGTCAAGGCGAACGAGGCGACGTGGAAGGCCTGGCTCCCCAAGAAGTAG
- a CDS encoding ABC transporter permease subunit, translated as MTAVVTAPAKEATVPEPGLRALLRHRVHRKLLLLGVAALVLIPVGVALWGSGSWPAELTVDVSGPLDDANKWVVDNRDTHPLFLYFLLHLSNTATDAVDAVYQFLDAMGWLGVLAAGALFAWRAAGLGQRGVKVAATAFGAFAVCGLLGMWDATLLTIALMVVAVAVASLLGVLIGLAAGLSRRVDRALRPVLDTMQVLPAFAYLLPFVLVFGTGTPAALFCTVIYAAPPMARLTALGLRGADPAVLEASASLGASAWQRLRTARLPLARKQMLLGLNQTIMMALSMVVIAALVGAGGLGEEVYSALSTVDVGKALTAGIPIVLIAVWLDRTTAAAGDRIGESSPGGGLLHGRSAWALVFAGVVAAAFGRLAIGKAWPEGWTYEISTPVNKAQEWITENLTFTEAWSREFTLWILNPLRDALIWLPWWSLLLLVAALAWLVGTWATALTATLSMAAIGVLGVWGKSLDTLSQVLAALVLTLALGVLAGILSSRAGRLERWLRPVLDAMQTMPQFVYLIPVVALFGVTRASAIIAAVVYALPAVVRITTQGLREVDPAALEASRSLGASTRQQLLQVQLPLARPALQLAVNQGVVLVLAVVVVGGLVGGGALGYDVVKGLSRGEMGIGMTAGVAIVCLGLVLDRITQPATRKTD; from the coding sequence ATGACGGCCGTCGTCACCGCCCCTGCCAAGGAAGCGACCGTACCCGAACCCGGGCTGCGCGCCCTGCTGCGCCACCGCGTCCACCGCAAGCTGCTGCTGCTCGGCGTCGCCGCGCTCGTGCTCATACCCGTCGGGGTCGCCCTGTGGGGCAGCGGCAGTTGGCCCGCCGAACTGACCGTCGACGTATCCGGGCCCCTCGACGACGCCAACAAATGGGTCGTCGACAACCGCGACACCCACCCCCTCTTCCTCTACTTCCTCCTCCACCTCTCCAACACCGCCACCGACGCGGTCGACGCCGTCTACCAGTTCCTGGACGCCATGGGCTGGCTGGGCGTCCTCGCCGCCGGTGCGCTGTTCGCCTGGCGGGCCGCCGGGCTCGGACAGCGCGGGGTGAAGGTCGCGGCGACCGCCTTCGGGGCCTTCGCCGTGTGCGGGCTGCTCGGGATGTGGGACGCCACGCTGCTGACCATCGCGCTGATGGTCGTCGCGGTCGCCGTCGCCTCGCTGCTCGGCGTGCTGATCGGGCTCGCGGCCGGGCTGTCCCGCCGGGTCGACCGGGCGCTGCGGCCGGTGCTCGACACCATGCAGGTGCTGCCCGCGTTCGCGTATCTGCTGCCGTTCGTGCTGGTCTTCGGCACCGGCACGCCCGCCGCGCTGTTCTGCACGGTCATCTACGCCGCCCCGCCGATGGCCCGCCTCACGGCCCTCGGGCTGCGCGGCGCCGACCCCGCCGTGCTCGAAGCGTCCGCCTCGCTCGGCGCGAGCGCATGGCAGCGGCTGCGGACCGCGCGGCTGCCGCTCGCCCGCAAGCAGATGCTCCTCGGCCTCAACCAGACGATCATGATGGCGCTCTCGATGGTCGTCATCGCGGCTCTCGTCGGAGCCGGCGGTCTCGGTGAGGAGGTCTACTCGGCGCTCTCCACCGTCGACGTCGGCAAGGCACTCACCGCGGGCATCCCGATCGTCCTGATCGCCGTCTGGCTGGACCGTACGACCGCGGCGGCCGGTGACCGTATCGGCGAGAGCTCACCCGGCGGCGGGCTGCTGCACGGCCGCTCCGCCTGGGCGCTGGTGTTCGCCGGCGTCGTGGCCGCGGCCTTCGGCCGGCTGGCCATCGGCAAGGCATGGCCGGAGGGCTGGACGTACGAAATCTCCACGCCCGTCAACAAGGCGCAGGAGTGGATCACCGAGAATCTCACCTTCACCGAGGCCTGGTCGCGCGAGTTCACGCTGTGGATCCTCAACCCCCTGCGTGACGCCCTGATCTGGCTCCCCTGGTGGTCGCTCCTGCTGCTCGTCGCGGCCCTCGCCTGGCTGGTCGGCACCTGGGCGACCGCGCTGACCGCCACGCTCTCGATGGCGGCGATCGGCGTACTCGGGGTCTGGGGCAAGTCCCTCGACACGCTCTCCCAGGTGCTCGCGGCCCTCGTGCTCACGCTGGCGCTCGGCGTCCTCGCGGGCATCCTGTCCTCGCGGGCCGGGCGTCTGGAGCGCTGGCTGCGGCCGGTACTGGACGCCATGCAGACGATGCCGCAGTTCGTGTACCTCATCCCGGTGGTCGCGCTGTTCGGCGTCACCCGGGCATCCGCGATCATCGCCGCCGTCGTGTACGCGCTGCCCGCTGTCGTACGCATCACCACCCAGGGCCTGCGCGAGGTCGACCCGGCCGCGCTCGAGGCATCCCGTTCGCTGGGCGCGTCGACCCGTCAGCAACTCCTCCAGGTCCAGCTGCCGCTGGCCCGTCCGGCACTGCAGCTCGCCGTCAACCAGGGCGTCGTGCTGGTGCTCGCGGTGGTCGTCGTCGGGGGCCTGGTCGGCGGCGGCGCGCTGGGCTACGACGTCGTGAAGGGCCTCTCCCGGGGCGAGATGGGCATCGGCATGACGGCCGGAGTCGCGATTGTCTGCCTCGGTCTCGTACTGGACCGGATCACCCAGCCCGCCACCCGCAAGACCGACTGA
- a CDS encoding carboxymuconolactone decarboxylase family protein, producing the protein MTTNETPPETPNENTSYAPEHTPRLPWAKFAPEVYKAMVKLDAVARQGLDPVLLELVKIRASQINRCAFCLDMHTKDALAAGESVERIIQLSAWEESQHFYTAKELAAIELTEAVTVLTDGFVPDEVYERAAKHFDEAELAQLISAITVINAWNRFGVSTRMVPGHYTPGQFKH; encoded by the coding sequence ATGACGACGAACGAGACGCCGCCCGAGACGCCGAACGAGAACACGTCCTACGCCCCCGAGCACACCCCCCGCCTCCCCTGGGCGAAGTTCGCTCCCGAGGTCTACAAGGCCATGGTCAAGCTGGACGCGGTCGCCCGGCAGGGCCTCGACCCGGTCCTCCTCGAACTGGTCAAGATCCGCGCCTCACAGATCAACCGCTGCGCCTTCTGCCTCGACATGCACACCAAGGACGCCCTCGCGGCGGGCGAGTCGGTGGAGCGGATCATCCAGCTCAGCGCATGGGAGGAGTCGCAGCACTTCTACACCGCGAAGGAACTCGCGGCGATCGAACTGACGGAGGCCGTCACCGTCCTCACCGACGGCTTTGTGCCGGACGAGGTGTACGAGAGGGCCGCCAAGCACTTCGACGAGGCGGAGCTCGCCCAGCTGATCTCGGCGATCACGGTCATCAACGCCTGGAACCGTTTCGGCGTGAGCACCCGCATGGTCCCCGGCCACTACACGCCCGGCCAGTTCAAGCACTGA